The Canis lupus familiaris isolate Mischka breed German Shepherd chromosome 14, alternate assembly UU_Cfam_GSD_1.0, whole genome shotgun sequence DNA window TTATGAAAAACATGAACTGGATGGCCAATTACACTGGAGAGTCTGATTTCATCCTGGTGGGAATCTTCAGTCAATCAAATCACCCAGCTCTCCTGTGTGTGgtcatttttgtagttttcttgaTGGCTTTAACTGGGAATGCTGTCCTGATTCTTCTGATACATTTTGATGCTCACCTCCACACTCCTATGTACTTTTTCATCAGCCAGTTGTCTCTCATGGATGTAATGTACATTTCTATCACTGTGCCCAAGATGCTCATAGACCAGATCATGGGTATAAGTAATATATCAGCCCCTGAGTGTGGAATGCAAATGTTTCTCTATGTGACACTAGCGGGTTCAGAATGTTTTCTTCTAGCCACCATGGCCTATGATCGCTATATGGCCATCTGCCATCCTCTTCATTACCCTGTCCTCATGAACCACAGATTGTGTCTTCTACTGGCATCTGGCTGCTGGTTTCTGGGATCTGTGGATGGATTTATGCTCACGCCCATCACTATGACGTTCCCTTTCTGCAGATCCCGGGAGATCCATCATTTCTTCTGTGAAGTCCCTGCTGTAATGAAGCTCTCCTGCTCAGATACCTCCCTTTATGAGACAGTCATGTACCTGTGCTGTGTCCTCATGCTCCTCATCCCTGTGACAGTCATTTCAAGCTCCTATTATTTCATCCTCCTCACCATCCACAGGATGAATTTAGCAGAGGGTCAGAAGAAGGCCTTTGCCACTTGTTCTTCCCATATGACTGTGGTCATTCTCTTCTATGGGGCTGCTGTCTATACCTACATGCTCCCCACCTCCTATCACACCTCTGAGAAGGACATGATTGTATCTGTCTTTTATACCATCCTCACTCCTGGATTAAATCCTTTAATCTACAGTCTCAGGAATAAGAATGTCATGGGAGCACTGAAGAAAATGTTGAATGTGGGACCTGTTTTTCaagaaactataaaatagaaactttttatattaattatttcattctttttttccaaacattATAACTCCAGAATCTTTTGCCAGTGATATTTCTTAAACTTTCATCTCATAATGCCTCATATAATTTGCATACCTCTTTTAGGAATTGCTTCTGTGTACTACAAAGCTCTTTGATTAGATACCATTTCcccatttaaaatgaattttactaTCATATTGTCCTGACATTACACTTACTGACATTGATTATTACATATTCTGTAGGAGAATATACATACTTATAGAAAATACATTATGAGAATATGGAGTGGTAAAGGTTATGAGGTGGTAttaaattgttcttattttttaaagttatctttgataagatataaagagagaaacagagagatttATGGAATTATGAAtcaatttgagagagaaataaagattgACAGAAATTATGAAGCAAATgagcaaaatgttaacagtagaCAGAGAGTATATAGGTGTTCTTTGTACTTTCTTATTTCTACTACATTTATATAAATCTGACATTAACTTCAAATAAAGAGTCAAAATATCTTTCTCCCCCAACTTTTACAAATTTTGAATTATCTGTTTGGTGGTTGTGTAAGTAACAATATCCTAAAAAACACACACTTTGGCTTTCCATCTCTAAGGTGATCCAATTATTGAATCATATTTATTGGAGCCTATCTTGTTCTACATGATCCATTCCTAAAGACATATAGTGGAAGGTAATAGTCATCACCATGTGGTAAATTTAGAATCCAGAATTGCATAGGGGACTGTGGGGAAAATGGTAATGCAGAGCAGAATGAAGACTTAGGGAAGGTTCTTTGCATGAGGTAACATCTGAGTTGGGTTTAACTACATAATTTACTAAACAAATAGGGCACCAAATAGTCTatccttcatttattcaataaatattttatgatatattataataaagatattaGCTAAGgactgttaaaatataaataatatttggatgctattttgaataaatttgaaTAGTTGTAGTTGTATATTTCAATAAGTGGTAAAAAGTATGATATGCTTTGATGTTGATTTGGAAAGGCCACAGCTCATATGAACACATCAATTATACTGAGATATGTGAGTGCATTCAAGCCAAGAGGACTGAAAGAAGACCTTGGagctcatttttaaatggtgacTAGATGTTACCCTCAGATAAGTACTGAAGTCTGAGTTGAAGGAATTTTCTCAGGGACAAGATGTCTTATACGAGGCACAACATGAGCAGAGGAGATGGTTGACCAAATGGGAACAGTACATATTCCAATGGAACCTCCTTGTTATCCTCACTTTAGATACTAATTTCTTGCCTTTCCTTAacgaggctaggacttctagtactatgttgaacaacagtggtgacaGTGAACATCTCTGTCCAATTCCTGACCTTATGGGAaaacctctcagtttttcctcattgagaatgatattcactgtgggtttttcatggaTGGATtttatgttccctctatccctacactgtggagagctTTAATCAAAAAGGatgctatattttattaaatgctttttctgcatcagttgagaggatcatagggtgTCTGATCTTTCTTTTgctaatgtgatgtatcacatagattcatttgcaaatgttgaaccatttttgcatcccagaaataaatctcatCTTGTTGTGGTGAacaatccttttaatatgctgttgtatcctattggctagtatcttggtgagaattttgacacctctgttcatcagggatattggcttttaattctcctttttggtgtggtCTTTGTCTGTCTTGGGGATCAAAGTAATGGTGACCTCATAAAACAAATTTGGGaattttccttgtatttctaGTTGTCTTTTGAAATAACTTCAGAAATATAGGTATTaggtctttaaatgtttggtagaaatttGCTGGGAAGCAATCTGGCCCTgaactcttgtttgttgggaaatttttgattactgattcaatttattcCGGATTAtgggtctattcaggttttctttttttttttttctattcaggttttctatttcttattgttAGTTTCCAGGAAGGCAACCATTTCTTCTAGAATGCCTAATTTGTTGCCATATAGTTcctcataatatgttctttttttaataataaattttttcttggtgttcaatttaccaacacacagaataacacccagtgctcatcccatcaagtgcccccctcattgcccatcacccattcgccccaccctcgccctcctccccttccaccacgcctagttcgtttcccagagttagaagtcttcatgttgtgtctccctttctgatatttcctacccatttcttctctcttcccttctattcgctttcactattatttatattccccaaatgaatgagaccatataatgtttgtacttctctgattgacttatttcactcagaataataccctccagttccatccaggttgaggcaaatggtgggtatttgtcatttctaatggctgagtaatattccattgtatacataaaccacaacttctttatccattcatctttcgatggacaccgaggctgttccaaagtttggctattgtggacattgctgctagaaacatcggggtgcaggtgtcccggcatttcattgcatctgaatcattggggtaaatccccaacagtgcaattcctgggtcgtagggcaggtctatttttaactcttcgaggaacctccacacagttttccagagtggctgcaccagttcacattcccaccaacagtgtaagagggttcccttttctccacatcctctccaacatttgttgtttcctgccttgttaattgtcgccattctcactggtgtgaggtggtatctcattgtggttttgatttgtatttccctgatggcaagtgatgcagagcatttcctcatgtgcttgttggccatgtctaggtcttcctctgtgagatttctgttcatgtcttttgcccatttcatgattggattgtttgtttctttgctgttgagtttaagaagttcttgatagatcttggaaactagccctttatctgatacgtcatttgcaaatatcttctcccattctataggctgtctttgagttttgttgactgtatcctttgctgtgcaaaagcttctttcttcatgaagtcccaaaagttcatttttgcttttgtttcttttgccttcctggatgtatcctgcaagcagttactgtggccaagttcaaaaagggtgttgcctgtgctctcctctaggattttgatggaatctcgtctcacgtttagatctttcatccattttgagtttatctttgtgtatggtgaaagagagtggtctagtttcattcttctgcatgtggatgtccaattttcccagcaccatttattgacatttatttatttatttactgtcccttttccagtggatagtctttcctcctttatcgaatattagttgaccatgaagttgagagtccacttctgggatctccagtctgttccattgatctatgtgtctgttgttgtgccagtaccacactgtcttgataaccgCAGCTTTGGAGTACAATGTGACATCTGACATTGTGACGCTccaagctatggttttcttttataaacttcccctggctattcggagtcttctatgattccacacaaatcttaaattaCTTTGTTCCAACTCTCTCAGGAAGGTcgatggcattttgatagggattgcattatatgtgtaagttgccctgggtagcatcgacattttcacaatattaattcttccatccatgaacatggaatatttttccatctctttgtgtcttcctcaatttctttcagaagtgttctatagttcttagggtatagatcctttacctctttggtttggtttattcctaggtatcttatccttttgggtgcaattgtaaatgggattgaatccttaatttctctttcttcagtctcattgttagtgtatagaaatgccactgacttctgggcattgattttgtatcctgccacgctgccaaattgctgtatgagttctagcaatcttggggtggaggcttttgggttttctatgtagagtatcatgtctaCAGCGAAgtgggagagtttgacttcttttttgccaatttgaatggctttaatgtattttgttgtctgattgttgagactaggacttccaatactatgttgaatagcagtggtgagagtggacatccctttcttgttcctgatcttaggggaaagtctcccagtgcttccccattgagaattatatttgctgtgggctttttgtagatggcttttaagatgttgaggaatgttccctctatccctacactctcaagagttttgatcaggaatggatgctgtattttgccaaatgctttctctgcatctaatgagaggatcatatggttcttggtttttttcttgttgatatggtgaatcacattgattgttttacgagtgttgaaacagccttgcatcccgggaataaatcctactagGTCAAGGttaataatcttcttaatgtactgctggatcctattagctagtatcctgttgagaatttttgcatccatgttcatcagggatactggtctataattctcctttttggtggggtctttgtctggatttggaattaaggtgatgctggcctcatataacAAATTTGgaatattccatctctttctatctttccaaacagctttagtagaataggtatggtttccactttaaacgtttgatagaattctcctgggaagccatccggccctggacttttgtgtcttgggaggtttttgatgactgcttcaatttcctccctggtttttggcctgttcaggttttctatttcttcctgttccagttttggtagtttgtggctttccagaaatccgtccatttcctctagattgcctaatttattggtgtatagctcttcataatatgtttttaaaatcgtttgtattgcCTTGTTGTTGGTCATGGTCTctactttctcattcatgattttattaatttgagtcttctctcctttttttaaaaagatttactcatttatttatgatagacccagagagagagagagaggcagagacacaggaggagggaaaagcaggctccaaactgGGAGCCCggcgcaggactcaatcccgggactccaggatcgcaccccgggccaaaggcaagcaccaaaccactgagccacccagtgatcccctctctcttctttttaataaggctggctaatggtttatctatcttattaattctttcaaagaaccaactcctggttctgttgttCTGTTCCACAggtcttctggtctcgatttcgttgagttctgctcgaactttaattaactctcttcttctgctgggtgtaggatctatttgctgttttttctctagctgctttaCGTGTAAGGTTAgcctttgtatttgagttctttccagttttgaatggatgcttgtattgcgatgtatttccccctcaagactgcttttgctgcatcccaaagattttgaatggttgtatcttcattgtcATTAGTTTTCAcgaatctttttagttcttccttaatttcctggttgaccctttcatcttttagcaggatggtccttaacctccacatgtttgaggtccttccaaacttcttgttgtgatttagttctaatttcaaggcattatggtctgagaatatgcaggggatgatccgcatttttggtattggttcagacctgatttgtgacccagtatgtggtatattctggagaaagttccatgtgctcttgagaagaatTTATTTTCCGTTACGTTTGgacataaagttctgtagatatctgtgaaatccatctggtccagtgtttcaattaaagctcttgtttctttggatatgttgtgcttagaatacctgtcgattgtagaaagtgttagattgaagtcaccaagtataagtgtattattatctaagtatgtcttaactatggttattaattgattgatatatttggcagctcccacattgggggcatatatattgaggattgttaagtcctcttgttggatagatcctttaaatatgatatagtgtccctcttcatctctcactacagtcttcggggtaaattttagtttatttgatataaggatgtctactgctttcttttgaggaccatttgaatggtaaatgattgtccaaccttttatttttaggctgtagctgtccttatgtctaaaatgagtcgtttgtagacagcaaatacatgggtcctgctttttatccagtctgaaactctgcgcTTTTTGACGGGGTctttaagcccgttcatgttcagagttactattgaaagatatgagtttagtgtcatcatgatatctattcagtccatttttgtggattgttccattggacttcttctttaaGGGGAATCTTAAGAGTCTCCcctaaaatttcttgcagagctggtttggtggtcacatattctttcatttcctgcctgtcctggaagctctttatgtctccttctaatctgaatgagagccttgctggataaagtattcttggctgcatgtttttctcatttaggaccctgaatatatcctgccagccctttctcgcctgccaggtctctgtggagaggtctggtgttaatctgatatttctccccgtataaattagggatctcttgtctcctgctgctttaaggatcttctctttatctttggaatttgcaagcttaactattaaatgtcgaggtgttgaacggtttttattgattttaggggggggaatctctctatttcctggatctgaatgcctgtttcccttcccagattagaaaagttttcagctatgatttgttcaaatacatcctctggatctctgtcccttttggtgccctcgggaaccctaattaaatgtagatttttttcttcaggctgtcacttatttcctttaatctattctcatgatcttttaattttctcctttttcctcagtttccctctttgccatcaacttgtcttttatgtcactcactcgttcttccacctcgttaaccctcatcgttaggacctctactttggattgcatctcatttaattgatttttaatttctgcctgattagatctaaattctgcagtcatgaagccttttgaatcctttatgtttttttctagagccaccagtagctgtataatagtgcttctaaattggctttctgacattgaattgtaatccaaagtttgtaactctgtgggagataggagtgtttctgattttttcttttgaggtgaggttttccttttagtcattttgctgagtgcagagtggccaaaaacacgttgtattgggaaaaggagaagaagagagaacagaaagaagaaaataaaaagaaaaaaagaaaaaagaaaaatgaagaagaaagaaaataaagagaagaaaagaaaaaaagatgaaaaaagggcggggaagcaaacagaaatcaaaaaacaaacaaacaaaagaaaaaacgaGGTGGAGTATCCTCTGTTGGTGTATACTGTAAATCTCTGGagttcccctggaactttccagtgctgcttggtcaataatttgtttttcacctgtccgtctagctggtcttctgggggagggacctgctgtgctgattttcaggtgttagcacttgggggagctgctctgccccctgcctggtgcagggctcagtgggggttgtttaccccatgaggccacaggaggaacaAACCCCAGTGGCAgcgccagctctggagccctggagtcagctcccgcagtaactaaggagctctccgtctgcaggacctggaggctccgggctgggccgctgatctgctcagctccaggcaggagcgtccttggggtcctgggccctcccggtctctgcctgtcccgggggaggccggatcctgggctgtgtcccggcgccctgtgctccggagcctg harbors:
- the OR2T4C gene encoding olfactory receptor family 2 subfamily T member 4C; this encodes MKNMNWMANYTGESDFILVGIFSQSNHPALLCVVIFVVFLMALTGNAVLILLIHFDAHLHTPMYFFISQLSLMDVMYISITVPKMLIDQIMGISNISAPECGMQMFLYVTLAGSECFLLATMAYDRYMAICHPLHYPVLMNHRLCLLLASGCWFLGSVDGFMLTPITMTFPFCRSREIHHFFCEVPAVMKLSCSDTSLYETVMYLCCVLMLLIPVTVISSSYYFILLTIHRMNLAEGQKKAFATCSSHMTVVILFYGAAVYTYMLPTSYHTSEKDMIVSVFYTILTPGLNPLIYSLRNKNVMGALKKMLNVGPVFQETIK